A single window of Debaryomyces hansenii CBS767 chromosome F complete sequence DNA harbors:
- a CDS encoding DEHA2F05060p (some similarities with CA1099|IPF12312 Candida albicans IPF12312 unknown function), whose translation MLYSLISNLLCFIWPLFLTLKSLSGEYCKKRTVDGKNSDQIKFLLNYWICFIIVDYIERSVLYNAIFWPCFGFGFLPELFSCSIKLWLFYNHGCLVINYCYLNQFLRKVTCELEAVDPLEVFEVNLVNPVMKTLLTENHLAPLKLLSSMKIGTISWTVGRIVEFCQCFVKSADQSFLQFSLDYICYMDSKQELEKHFEITKRFLASVISFIQYQFIRLNVQDEESLPKIVQLLLIPNVQQNVPLHHTPKFESHNDRIEPVRMDSKGTKANDTLEPELEYQSKSSISDQKYSINNKLLPRYVGNCQFTTYSKRKSQRTSSKPKYLDNAISGYVTTTISNPFQFRKFR comes from the coding sequence ATGCTCTATTCGCTAATATCTAATCTTCTTTGCTTTATATGGCCACTATTTTTAACACTTAAACTGTTGAGTGGAGAGTATTGCAAGAAACGTACCGTTGATGGCAAAAATAGCGaccaaattaaatttttacTTAACTATTGGAtatgttttattattgtgGATTATATAGAAAGGCTGGTGTTATATAATGCTATATTTTGGCCTTGTTTTGGATTCGGCTTCTTGCCAGAACTTTTTTCTTGCTCGATAAAGCTTTGGTTATTTTACAATCATGGATGCTTGGTAATAAACTATTGTTATCTCAACCAGTTTTTGAGGAAGGTTACTTGTGAATTAGAAGCTGTTGACCCCTTGGAAGTTTTTGAGGTGAATTTGGTAAACCCTGTGATGAAGACTTTATTGACAGAAAATCATCTTGCTCCTTTGAAATTGCTATCAAGTATGAAGATTGGGACTATAAGCTGGACCGTTGGTCGAATAGTTGAATTTTGCCAGTGCTTTGTTAAGTCCGCTGACCAATCCTTCTTGCAGTTTTCCCTAGATTATATTTGTTATATGGATTCTAAGCAGGAACTTGAAAAGCATTTCGAGATAACAAAAAGGTTCCTTGCTTCAGTAATATCCTTTATTCAATACCAATTCATTCGCTTGAACGTACAAGACGAGGAATCCTTACCAAAAATAGTACAGTTACTATTAATACCAAATGTTCAACAAAATGTTCCGTTGCACCATACTCCGAAATTCGAATCACATAATGATAGAATCGAACCAGTTCGTATGGATCTGAAGGGTACAAAAGCTAATGATACGCTCGAGCCAGAGCTAGAATATCAATCAAAAAGTAGTATCTCAGACCAAAAGTATtcaatcaataataaattgctACCGAGATATGTTGGGAATTGTCAGTTCACAACTTATTCTAAGCGAAAGCTGCAGAGAACAAGCTCTAAACCGAAATATCTCGATAATGCAATATCTGGATATGtaacaacaacaatttcCAACCCTTTTCAATTTAGGAAGTTTAGGTAG
- a CDS encoding DEHA2F05082p (weakly similar to uniprot|P47172 Saccharomyces cerevisiae YJR141w required for cell viability and similar to CA4316|IPF2111 Candida albicans IPF2111 unknown function), translated as MYFTEYLPRINSISVIVENNDPIGNLIDIRLSSRDQVLIKFHDNEISVNLPVKIKRDDKIRIANANQTADYLQLTIALTPHDSNDVSEKTESFMDFSSSNLVQKWSCKDLKTKTPQTDNKNNFKLTCLKCSHAIIDSKEYDRFFDMPSELWSEMMEFWHCHKPAEDPNEKDSHRNYNGNLKPGDNDVIIGSSYFLINKSKQLEISDQDVKCGLCKYNLGILDNSTLKLFKWNLALKYKENIETFPSYIYVYNLIVDKINLSAIRKFNVTSESRQDYMFIWIMNIGVDVSTENFVLNNSMKVFYYHDDIRGISKDDESIESVVLQDDVFNDFSKQLSKINNFIPNLKKTMTLKLDEEVKIFNVSFITGF; from the coding sequence ATGTATTTTACAGAATATTTGCCTAGAATAAATTCTATATCGGTAATAGTTGAGAATAATGATCCAATAGGCAACTTAATAGATATAAGACTAAGTAGTAGAGATCAAGTCTTGATTAAGTTCCacgataatgaaatatcagTAAATTTACCAGTAAAAATAAAGAGAGATGATAAAATACGAATAGCAAATGCAAATCAAACAGCCGACTACTTGCAATTAACTATTGCCTTAACACCAcatgattcaaatgatgTGTCAGAAAAAACTGAATCATTCATGGATTTTTCCTCATCAAATTTGGTTCAGAAATGGTCATGTaaagatttgaaaactaAAACTCCACAGACTGACAATAAGAACAATTTTAAACTCACTTGCCTAAAATGTTCCCATGCAATAATTGATTCTAAGGAGTATGATAGATTTTTTGACATGCCGTCTGAATTGTGGTCAGAGATGATGGAATTTTGGCACTGTCATAAGCCGGCGGAGGACCctaatgaaaaagattccCATCGAAATTATAATGGTAATCTCAAGCCTGGCGATAATGATGTTATAATTGGAAGCTCTTACTTTTTGATAAACAAATCTAAACAGCTCGAGATTTCAGATCAAGACGTGAAATGTGGATTGTGCAAATATAATTTGGGAATTTTAGACAATTCTACCTTGAAACTTTTTAAGTGGAACTTAgcattgaaatataaagaaaatatagaGACGTTCCCTTCTTATATCTACGTTTATAACTTAATCGTTGATAAGATAAATTTATCTGCcattagaaaatttaatgTGACATCAGAATCAAGGCAGGATTACATGTTCATCTGGATAATGAATATTGGGGTAGATGTATCAACTGAAAACTTcgttttgaataattctatgAAAGTATTCTATTATCATGATGATATCAGAGGCATTTcaaaagatgatgaaagtATAGAATCCGTAGTTTTACAGGATGATGTATTTAATGACTTCCTGAAACAGTTAtctaaaataaataatttcataccaaacttgaagaagacAATGACCTTGAAACTAGATGAAGaagtaaaaatatttaacGTAAGCTTTATAACAGGCTTCTAA
- a CDS encoding DEHA2F05104p (weakly similar to uniprot|P38698 Saccharomyces cerevisiae YHR201C PPX1 Exopolyphosphatase hydrolyzes inorganic polyphosphate (poly P) into Pi residues) has product MSVRSYLVTLKKQLETNSIKSPLRFVTGNQSADLDSVISAISFAYFNYKKDESLLIPLINISRTDFKLRRDIVTLLDSYSITEDSLYFIEDFKRITASDVPIELTLVDHCNIQGDVFTDYLSKGKLDIVGIIDHHQDESVFLNANPRIIHSNGSCSALVFNYWYDQFSNKDIFYEKDNEIVPLLLGSLLIDTSNMSQKVEEGDVIAFKEYQNILQKNEILLKGLGNYACQSTDNIEKLLKGYYKQIKVAKKDMKGFKFYDILKKDYKQFKFTSRCNVSTVVGFSSIGKSFYWLLSNYSMQEISETFNEIMKDFNLDLLIMTTSYTRQENDQYTREFSYAFNSSNPRKDILLQLANLANDELKLDSDIYKLENLNSYLADLGKGQTFKIYNQNNTAASRKQIVPVIKDILENN; this is encoded by the coding sequence ATGTCAGTAAGATCGTATTTAGTCACTCTAAAGAAGCAATTAGAGACCAACTCAATTAAGTCCCCGTTAAGATTTGTTACTGGTAATCAATCGGCTGATTTAGATTCAGTAATTAGTGCCATTAGTTTTgcatatttcaattataagAAGGACGAATCCTTGTTAATCCcgttaattaatatatccAGAACTGACTTTAAGTTACGGAGGGACATTGTTACCTTATTGGATTCCTATTCAATAACTGAGGATAGCttatatttcattgaagatttcaaaagaataacTGCTTCCGATGTTCCTATTGAATTAACGTTAGTTGATCACTGTAACATCCAAGGGGATGTATTCACTGACTATCTTTCTAAAGGAAAGCTAGATATTGTTGGGATTATAGACCACCACCAGGACGAATCAGTATTTTTAAATGCTAACCCAAGAATAATACATAGTAATGGGTCTTGTTCTGCGTTAGTCTTTAATTATTGGTATGACCAATTTAGTAATAAAGATATCTTCTACgaaaaagataatgaaattgttcCTTTGTTATTAGGATCTTTACTAATTGATACGTCAAATATGAGCCAGAAGGTTGAAGAAGGTGATGTTATCgcatttaaagaatatcaaaatattttacaaaagaatgaaattttacTCAAAGGGTTAGGAAACTATGCTTGCCAAAGCactgataatattgaaaaattacttAAGGGATATTATAAGCAAATAAAAGTAGCTAAAAAGGATATGAAAGGTTTCAAGttttatgatattttaaaaaaagattataaacaattcaaattcacCTCCAGATGTAATGTGTCTACAGTGGTTGGATTTAGCTCAATTGGTAAATCTTTCTATTGGTTATTGTCAAACTATTCTATGCAAGAAATATCAGAAACTTTCAATGAAATCATGAAGGATTTTAATTTAGATCTTTTAATCATGACGACTTCCTATACTAGACAAGAAAATGATCAATACACAAGAGAGTTCAGTTATGCTTTCAACTCAAGCAATCCACGTAAAGATATTTTGTTGCAATTAGCGAATTTAGCTAAcgatgaattgaaattagatTCCGATATATACAAGCTTGAAAATCTTAACAGTTATCTCGCTGACTTGGGAAAAGGTCAAACATTTAAGATCTACAATCAAAACAACACAGCAGCTTCAAGAAAGCAAATAGTTCCTGTTATTAAGGATATTCTTGAGAATAACTAG